The proteins below come from a single Pseudarthrobacter sp. SSS035 genomic window:
- a CDS encoding TadE/TadG family type IV pilus assembly protein, which translates to MREPSERGAAAVEFAILLPVLLMLVLGTIEFGRAYNAQITLTNAARDGVRVMAIANDPAGAKTAAKNAAASVSTAIPTSDVTLSTTACSTGAQVTLTIKYNLSTITGIAGPFPMTGKGVMLCGG; encoded by the coding sequence ATGCGTGAACCATCAGAGCGCGGGGCGGCCGCCGTCGAGTTCGCGATCCTGTTGCCTGTTCTCCTCATGCTGGTGTTGGGAACCATCGAATTCGGCCGAGCCTACAACGCACAGATCACCCTCACGAACGCCGCCCGCGACGGCGTCCGCGTCATGGCCATCGCCAACGACCCCGCCGGTGCGAAGACCGCAGCCAAGAACGCCGCAGCGTCCGTCAGCACAGCGATTCCGACATCCGACGTCACGCTCAGCACCACCGCATGCAGCACCGGCGCTCAGGTGACATTGACCATCAAGTACAACTTGTCCACCATCACCGGCATCGCCGGCCCGTTTCCGATGACAGGAAAAGGAGTCATGCTGTGCGGCGGCTGA
- a CDS encoding Flp family type IVb pilin, with protein sequence MLSLIATLQTLGFNIKNRLNNEKGATAVEYGIMVGLIAVVIIVAVSLLGTKLDGLFDQVNTAI encoded by the coding sequence ATGCTTTCTCTTATCGCCACGCTTCAGACCCTCGGTTTCAACATTAAGAACCGCCTTAACAACGAGAAGGGCGCAACAGCCGTTGAATACGGCATCATGGTTGGCCTCATCGCCGTCGTGATCATCGTCGCTGTCAGCCTTTTGGGCACAAAACTGGATGGCCTCTTCGACCAGGTCAACACCGCCATCTAA
- a CDS encoding type II secretion system F family protein: MTPIAWLLISLVVLPSSYLIWALVSSDRKAILAVQGNLSQGFTQEGSVSARRAPVLLDLSKRLTPAGYEAKLDRWLSLAGRPTSMPLDRLVIAKPLLALTGAAFGLLLYSKAPTPQNIGLGLFLAAFFYFVPDLLIYNKGIKRQKDIEQELPNTLDQMLISVEAGLGFEAAMARAGGYGGGALAQELMRTLQDIQVGRPRQESYEAMAARSSVQDLRSFVRAVVQADKYGIGIARVLRTQAKQARVKRRQRAEEKAMKLPVKVLFPLLLCIFPVLFIVLLGPAAIKIIEAFS, from the coding sequence ATGACACCGATAGCCTGGCTGCTTATTTCACTCGTCGTATTGCCTTCGTCTTATCTCATATGGGCGCTCGTCAGTTCGGACCGGAAAGCAATACTTGCCGTTCAAGGCAACCTGTCACAGGGTTTTACCCAGGAAGGCAGCGTGTCCGCGCGGCGCGCCCCGGTTCTGTTGGATCTTTCGAAAAGACTGACGCCGGCGGGCTACGAGGCCAAGCTCGACCGCTGGCTGTCCCTGGCAGGGCGACCTACCTCCATGCCGCTGGACAGGCTGGTTATTGCAAAACCATTACTAGCGCTGACGGGAGCAGCCTTCGGACTGCTCTTGTACTCCAAAGCCCCCACGCCGCAGAACATCGGTTTAGGGCTCTTCCTGGCGGCGTTCTTCTACTTCGTGCCGGACTTACTGATCTACAACAAAGGCATCAAGCGCCAAAAGGATATTGAGCAGGAGCTTCCTAACACCCTCGACCAGATGCTCATTTCGGTAGAGGCCGGGCTGGGCTTCGAAGCTGCCATGGCAAGGGCAGGCGGCTATGGGGGTGGGGCACTGGCGCAGGAACTCATGCGCACCCTGCAGGACATCCAGGTAGGACGCCCGCGCCAGGAGTCTTACGAGGCGATGGCGGCTCGTTCTTCCGTTCAGGATCTTCGTAGCTTCGTGAGAGCGGTGGTGCAGGCGGACAAGTACGGGATCGGCATAGCCAGAGTTCTGCGGACACAAGCCAAGCAAGCGAGAGTTAAGCGCCGTCAGCGCGCTGAAGAGAAGGCGATGAAATTGCCAGTCAAGGTGCTCTTTCCGCTCCTCCTCTGCATCTTCCCGGTCCTGTTCATCGTGCTCTTGGGACCGGCAGCGATAAAGATCATCGAAGCCTTCAGCTAA
- a CDS encoding type II secretion system F family protein, which produces MAPADFTVAVAVASILVAAFGALITHPVLGVLLGVATPFLVKVGLTVCRDKRRAKFETQLTDTIQMLIGGLRVGHSVLRSVEAAAQEADAPTSEEFLRIVNETRIGKDARQAFDDVADRMDSEDFRWIAQAIQINREVGGDLAEILEQVAGTIRERTEIKGQIRSLSAEGKMSAYVLMAMPVGVAVILAFINPGYLNVFVEHPIGLVMLVGGLLMFAVGGFWMSRVVKIKF; this is translated from the coding sequence ATGGCGCCCGCTGACTTCACCGTGGCCGTTGCCGTTGCTTCGATACTCGTGGCCGCATTCGGAGCCTTGATAACACATCCCGTTCTCGGCGTCTTGCTCGGCGTCGCGACGCCATTCCTGGTGAAAGTCGGACTCACTGTCTGCCGGGACAAACGACGGGCTAAATTTGAGACTCAGCTCACCGACACCATCCAAATGCTCATTGGTGGTTTGCGTGTTGGACACAGCGTCCTGCGCTCCGTCGAGGCCGCTGCCCAAGAGGCAGACGCACCTACCTCCGAGGAATTCCTACGTATCGTGAACGAAACCAGGATCGGCAAGGACGCACGTCAGGCATTCGATGATGTAGCCGACCGCATGGACAGCGAAGATTTCCGGTGGATCGCGCAGGCGATCCAGATCAACCGCGAAGTCGGCGGGGATCTGGCAGAAATACTCGAGCAAGTTGCGGGAACCATACGGGAACGAACCGAGATCAAGGGCCAGATTCGTTCCTTGAGCGCAGAAGGAAAGATGTCCGCTTATGTCCTGATGGCCATGCCAGTTGGGGTGGCCGTCATACTCGCCTTCATCAACCCCGGATACCTGAACGTATTCGTTGAGCATCCTATCGGCCTGGTGATGCTTGTGGGGGGCCTGCTGATGTTCGCGGTTGGCGGCTTCTGGATGAGCCGCGTCGTCAAGATCAAGTTCTAG
- a CDS encoding CpaF family protein, protein MKLSDRLSKISNINVEVSTPSGPETEPPVAAPVPSLLPAPSSPSPVQGLLSTSASSNGGHSTPAVDALAGLKQRAAQALFERMGTRFGDATSSEDGLRAKAVEELSAVIDQEQVPLSPEERRRLIREIADEVMGYGPLQRLLEDPSVTEIMVNRFDQIYVERQGHLTLTGSRFSSDDHLRTVIERIVSKVGRRIDESSPLVDARLEDGSRVNAIIPPLAVNGPSLTIRKFSHVPLTVQNLIDWGSVTPEMAELLSACVRARLNIIVSGGTGTGKTTLLNVLSSFIPEEDRIVTIEDAVELQLQQEHVVRLESRPPNIEGKGAVAIRDLVRNSLRMRPDRIIVGEVRGGESLDMLQAMNTGHDGSLSTVHANSPRDAIARLETLVLMAGMDLPLRAIREQVSSAVDLIVQVTRLRDGSRRVTHVTEVQGMEGEIVTLQDAFLFDYSAGMDAQGRFLGKPVPTGIRPRFLDRFSELGIGVSPAVFGAAVAPTGRR, encoded by the coding sequence GTGAAACTGTCAGATCGCCTTTCCAAGATAAGCAACATCAACGTTGAGGTGTCCACGCCGTCCGGACCCGAAACAGAGCCACCCGTAGCTGCTCCAGTCCCGTCCTTGCTCCCGGCACCATCGTCGCCATCCCCCGTTCAGGGACTGCTCTCGACGTCGGCGTCCTCAAATGGGGGCCATTCCACGCCTGCAGTAGATGCCCTCGCCGGACTCAAGCAACGGGCCGCACAAGCGCTGTTTGAGCGCATGGGCACGCGCTTTGGTGATGCGACGTCATCCGAGGATGGACTTCGCGCCAAAGCGGTAGAAGAACTTTCAGCAGTCATCGACCAGGAACAGGTTCCGTTGTCTCCTGAAGAGCGGCGGCGGCTGATCCGCGAGATTGCGGACGAGGTAATGGGCTACGGCCCCCTGCAGCGTCTGCTTGAAGATCCGTCCGTCACCGAAATCATGGTCAACCGATTCGACCAGATCTACGTCGAACGTCAAGGGCACCTCACATTGACTGGCTCGCGGTTCAGTTCCGATGACCACCTCAGGACAGTCATCGAACGGATAGTGTCCAAAGTGGGACGCCGAATCGATGAAAGTTCGCCTTTGGTCGACGCCAGGTTGGAAGACGGCTCCCGCGTCAACGCCATCATTCCGCCGCTTGCGGTCAATGGGCCTTCGCTGACCATCCGCAAGTTTAGCCATGTGCCGTTGACTGTGCAGAATCTCATCGACTGGGGCTCTGTGACTCCGGAAATGGCTGAACTACTGAGCGCCTGCGTTCGGGCGCGCTTGAACATCATCGTTTCTGGTGGCACGGGCACAGGCAAGACGACCTTGCTGAATGTCCTGTCATCGTTTATCCCGGAAGAGGACCGCATCGTCACCATTGAAGATGCGGTCGAGCTTCAGCTACAACAGGAACACGTCGTCCGGTTGGAAAGCCGCCCGCCGAACATCGAGGGCAAGGGCGCAGTCGCAATTCGCGACCTCGTCCGCAACTCTCTTCGCATGCGTCCGGACCGGATCATCGTCGGTGAAGTTCGTGGCGGTGAGTCCCTGGACATGCTCCAGGCTATGAACACCGGTCACGATGGCTCATTATCAACCGTCCACGCCAATTCTCCCCGGGATGCGATCGCTCGCTTGGAGACCTTGGTGCTGATGGCGGGAATGGACCTGCCACTGCGCGCCATTCGGGAACAAGTGTCATCCGCCGTGGACCTGATTGTTCAAGTCACCCGCCTGCGGGATGGGTCCAGGCGCGTCACTCACGTGACCGAGGTCCAGGGGATGGAAGGCGAAATCGTCACGTTGCAAGATGCCTTCCTCTTCGACTATTCCGCTGGAATGGACGCACAAGGGCGCTTCCTCGGGAAACCAGTTCCCACCGGCATACGCCCACGATTCTTGGATCGATTCTCTGAACTTGGGATTGGTGTCTCTCCTGCGGTGTTCGGCGCTGCAGTGGCGCCTACAGGGAGGCGATAG
- a CDS encoding AAA family ATPase: protein MSRFVAITAVRDFEGRVRQAITGALHGELQTLSPEVLAGGPDDVFKQLNGAPPEVLILGPGVSPDDALKLATVFDLQYPEISLLLVAEPNPELVLKAMHSGIRDVVTSEIGVNELRVLLERACLASASRRRGMGPAAEGGHDRGRVIAVMSPKGGVGKTTIATNLAIGLGKVAPMSVVIVDLDLQFGDVASGLLLEPEHSITEAVHGAASQDSMVLKAFLTVHPAGIYALCGPRTPAESDYITADHVSRLLNQLASEFKYVVVDTAPGLGEHCLATLELATDGVWVCGMDVPSIRGLHKCFSVLRELQLLPQGRHTVLNFADRKSGITVQDVEATIGVPIDAVIPRSRSLPFSTNRGVPILQGYSRDSASKGLRKLVDRFDPAWVSSTHNKLHRRVVVS from the coding sequence ATGAGCCGTTTTGTGGCCATCACAGCCGTCCGCGATTTCGAGGGACGTGTCCGCCAGGCCATCACAGGGGCGCTCCACGGCGAGCTGCAGACCCTTTCTCCCGAAGTGTTGGCAGGCGGCCCTGACGATGTCTTCAAGCAACTCAACGGGGCCCCCCCGGAGGTACTCATTCTGGGCCCGGGGGTAAGCCCTGACGATGCCCTGAAGCTGGCAACCGTCTTCGACCTTCAGTATCCCGAGATCAGCCTGCTACTCGTCGCAGAACCCAACCCCGAGCTCGTACTTAAGGCGATGCACTCGGGAATCCGAGACGTTGTCACCTCGGAGATCGGCGTAAACGAGCTTCGAGTCCTCCTGGAAAGGGCCTGTCTTGCATCTGCCAGCCGGCGCCGTGGAATGGGTCCGGCGGCTGAAGGAGGCCATGATCGAGGAAGGGTCATCGCAGTGATGTCGCCAAAAGGCGGCGTCGGCAAGACCACCATCGCGACGAATCTGGCGATCGGTCTGGGCAAAGTCGCTCCCATGAGCGTGGTCATAGTCGATTTGGACCTGCAGTTCGGTGATGTAGCGTCGGGCCTGCTCCTTGAGCCCGAACACTCGATCACGGAGGCGGTTCACGGGGCAGCGTCACAGGACTCCATGGTCTTGAAGGCGTTCCTGACCGTCCACCCTGCCGGGATCTATGCATTGTGCGGACCGAGGACGCCAGCGGAATCGGACTACATCACGGCAGACCACGTCAGCCGGCTCTTAAATCAGCTTGCCAGCGAGTTCAAGTACGTAGTGGTTGACACGGCCCCGGGACTCGGCGAGCACTGCCTGGCCACTCTTGAACTGGCGACGGACGGGGTCTGGGTCTGCGGGATGGACGTGCCCAGTATCCGCGGCCTCCATAAGTGCTTTTCAGTCCTTAGAGAACTTCAGCTACTCCCCCAGGGCCGGCACACCGTCCTGAATTTTGCCGACCGCAAGAGTGGAATAACTGTGCAGGATGTTGAAGCAACAATTGGCGTGCCAATTGATGCAGTGATTCCCCGCTCCCGGTCGCTTCCGTTCTCAACCAATCGCGGCGTACCAATACTCCAGGGCTACTCCAGGGATTCAGCCTCCAAGGGCCTCAGGAAACTGGTCGATCGGTTTGATCCGGCCTGGGTTTCTTCCACGCATAACAAACTGCACCGACGGGTGGTTGTCTCGTGA
- a CDS encoding Flp pilus assembly protein CpaB: MKSRLLGGLAALLLAVVGAILLFVYVQGAAARAQEGLEPVNVLVVTERVPLGTKISDLAGKVKTEALPKSAVPEGALVTLDGQDGKVTSAGLEPGEQLLAARLVDPRELVPGTVPVPDGLEEVTLLLSPERLLGGRLEAGDTVTVYSSFDSGDQPSTGILFHDVLITAVQKAPSQTKNSSGSGSSEPAVEMPTGSAFITFARSDAEASKLIYSAEFGQLWLAKQTDTTAKTDPPLTTFGGLY, from the coding sequence GTGAAATCACGCCTACTGGGAGGCTTAGCTGCATTGCTGTTGGCAGTAGTTGGCGCCATTCTCCTCTTTGTTTACGTACAAGGCGCGGCCGCCCGCGCCCAAGAAGGGCTTGAACCTGTAAACGTCCTCGTCGTTACTGAACGCGTTCCTCTTGGAACGAAAATCTCGGACCTCGCGGGAAAAGTCAAGACCGAGGCCCTGCCGAAATCGGCGGTGCCGGAAGGCGCTCTCGTCACGTTGGATGGCCAGGACGGTAAGGTCACCTCCGCTGGGCTTGAGCCAGGCGAGCAATTGCTGGCGGCGCGCCTCGTCGATCCCCGCGAGTTGGTCCCTGGGACCGTACCCGTACCGGACGGATTGGAAGAAGTGACCCTCCTGCTGTCGCCCGAACGCCTCCTTGGTGGCCGGCTGGAAGCAGGAGACACGGTCACTGTCTATTCATCGTTCGATAGCGGAGACCAGCCTTCCACAGGAATTCTTTTCCACGACGTCCTGATCACCGCTGTGCAAAAGGCCCCGTCCCAAACGAAAAACAGCTCAGGCTCGGGTTCTTCCGAACCCGCAGTTGAGATGCCCACTGGATCCGCCTTCATCACCTTCGCCAGAAGCGACGCCGAGGCCTCCAAACTCATCTACAGTGCCGAATTTGGACAGCTCTGGCTCGCCAAGCAGACCGACACCACCGCGAAGACCGATCCTCCCCTCACCACCTTCGGAGGGCTGTACTGA
- a CDS encoding pilus assembly protein TadG-related protein: protein MRRLTRRSRSSSSKVQESQKGAASIMVAVLVVALLGCAALAVDVGAMYSEKAQLQNGADFSALAVAQDCANGDCGDFMATGNELANGNANDSSSGIAAITFPDANTVRVETNAREAGSGDDHFSLFFARVMGIDTAEITAAAEASWGPPSIGSTLPWTVSECVFRKQLSASQIAELDSTGDFTGDPSATHILLRYDTNAPTVPGCAAQNGYRPGGFGWLNVSHGCSADIDLNSDVNGQPGNHFPTEHECDAVLATIMDRPALIPLFDSNSGNGNNTVYSLIGFAAFQVTGYKFGGPSVTHVDPAAPSCTGNCRGLQGFFARFVSLGEYSLSQGGGPNYGGTVVALTE from the coding sequence ATGCGGCGGCTGACCCGGCGATCTCGCAGTTCTTCAAGCAAGGTTCAAGAATCCCAAAAGGGCGCGGCATCCATCATGGTCGCCGTCCTTGTGGTGGCGCTCTTGGGCTGTGCGGCCCTGGCAGTGGATGTCGGGGCCATGTACTCGGAAAAGGCGCAGCTGCAAAACGGTGCCGACTTTTCTGCCCTAGCGGTCGCCCAGGACTGTGCGAACGGAGACTGCGGCGACTTCATGGCAACAGGGAACGAGTTGGCCAACGGCAACGCCAACGATAGTTCCAGCGGAATCGCAGCCATAACCTTCCCGGACGCCAACACGGTCCGCGTCGAAACGAACGCCCGTGAGGCTGGCTCCGGGGATGATCACTTCTCACTCTTCTTTGCCCGGGTTATGGGAATCGACACTGCGGAGATCACCGCCGCCGCTGAAGCTTCCTGGGGCCCACCGAGCATTGGTTCCACGTTGCCATGGACCGTCAGTGAGTGCGTCTTTAGAAAGCAGCTCTCCGCGAGCCAGATCGCAGAATTGGACTCCACTGGCGATTTCACCGGAGATCCCAGCGCAACCCACATTCTGCTGCGGTATGACACCAACGCACCCACCGTTCCAGGTTGCGCCGCACAAAACGGATACCGGCCTGGTGGCTTCGGATGGTTGAACGTTTCCCACGGCTGTTCGGCGGACATTGACCTTAATTCCGACGTTAACGGTCAACCCGGAAACCACTTTCCTACGGAACACGAGTGCGACGCGGTTCTGGCCACCATCATGGATCGGCCTGCGTTGATCCCACTCTTCGACTCGAATTCCGGCAACGGCAACAACACTGTCTACTCCCTAATCGGCTTCGCAGCTTTTCAAGTAACGGGCTACAAGTTTGGCGGCCCGTCAGTCACTCACGTCGATCCCGCCGCCCCGAGCTGCACAGGTAACTGCCGAGGACTTCAGGGCTTTTTTGCCCGCTTCGTTTCGCTTGGGGAGTACTCCCTGTCGCAGGGCGGTGGTCCCAACTACGGAGGCACCGTGGTGGCACTTACGGAATAA
- a CDS encoding TadE/TadG family type IV pilus assembly protein, which translates to MKSRRKERGAVAVEMAIVLPLLLLILLGIIEFGRAYNVQVSLTQAAREGARYAAIHYNDASLDVEAAALGGAPALAGLGVTVADNASGCPSSSDVEVTTRVTLPSLTGFLDAGFFGAPRIFPLSMTGVGVMRCGG; encoded by the coding sequence ATGAAATCACGTAGGAAGGAACGAGGCGCTGTAGCAGTCGAGATGGCAATTGTCCTTCCACTGCTGCTGCTGATCCTCTTAGGAATCATAGAGTTCGGCCGGGCCTACAACGTTCAGGTCTCCCTTACCCAAGCCGCCCGCGAAGGCGCGAGGTATGCAGCCATTCACTACAACGACGCAAGCCTGGACGTCGAGGCTGCGGCACTCGGAGGGGCGCCGGCCCTTGCAGGCCTGGGGGTAACAGTGGCAGATAACGCAAGCGGCTGCCCCTCAAGTTCCGACGTCGAGGTAACGACGCGAGTGACCTTGCCGTCGCTCACCGGCTTTCTTGATGCCGGTTTCTTCGGCGCACCGCGCATCTTTCCATTGTCCATGACAGGAGTAGGGGTGATGAGATGCGGCGGCTGA
- a CDS encoding Flp family type IVb pilin yields the protein MNAFIATISSVFHTAKVRLNSDEKGATMVEYGIMVAFIAVLVMAAVIILGPQIAGLFTSVSNAI from the coding sequence ATGAACGCTTTCATCGCCACCATCAGTTCCGTTTTTCATACCGCCAAGGTCCGGCTCAACTCGGACGAAAAGGGCGCCACCATGGTTGAGTACGGCATCATGGTCGCCTTTATCGCCGTCCTGGTCATGGCCGCCGTCATCATCCTGGGTCCGCAGATCGCCGGCCTCTTCACTTCAGTTTCCAACGCAATCTAG
- a CDS encoding Flp family type IVb pilin, with amino-acid sequence MTSLMVSMTAFIAGVKNRLTSEKGATMVEYGIMVAFIAVVVMAAVIVLGPQIAGLFTRVSNSL; translated from the coding sequence ATGACTTCTCTTATGGTCTCAATGACTGCTTTCATTGCCGGCGTCAAGAACCGTCTCACGTCAGAAAAAGGCGCAACCATGGTTGAGTACGGCATCATGGTCGCCTTTATCGCCGTCGTCGTGATGGCTGCGGTCATCGTTCTCGGCCCGCAGATCGCCGGCCTCTTCACCCGGGTGTCAAATTCTCTCTAG
- a CDS encoding prepilin peptidase: MTSWGDAGSSGLLFVATIGLLGIILSALTELLIAKHLPRVGPLPAIGARITTAAITAALCAAFAFRFGAGPILPAFMLLAILGVQLARIDISLHLLPNPLVLSLMLAGLFLFLVPIFSGSQWASLLRALAGTAILFFIYLILALISPGAIGMGDVKLAAPLGLYLAYLGWSQLLYGGLLGFVINGIVTLLVVRTNRIERASEVAHGPSMLAAAAGVALFML, translated from the coding sequence GTGACTTCTTGGGGCGACGCCGGCTCTTCCGGGCTGCTGTTCGTGGCCACAATCGGACTCTTGGGAATCATTCTCTCAGCCCTGACTGAGTTGCTCATCGCCAAGCATCTCCCCCGCGTCGGTCCGCTGCCTGCCATCGGCGCGAGGATTACGACGGCGGCGATCACCGCTGCCCTCTGTGCTGCGTTCGCATTCCGGTTCGGCGCCGGTCCAATTCTTCCGGCATTCATGCTTTTGGCCATACTTGGTGTCCAGCTCGCGAGAATCGATATTTCCTTGCATCTGTTGCCGAATCCCCTGGTTCTTTCGCTAATGCTGGCCGGCCTCTTTTTGTTCCTTGTGCCGATATTTTCGGGGTCGCAGTGGGCCAGCCTCCTCCGCGCATTGGCGGGCACCGCAATTCTGTTCTTCATATACCTGATTCTTGCCTTAATTTCGCCAGGCGCCATCGGAATGGGCGACGTCAAGCTGGCCGCGCCGCTCGGGCTCTACTTGGCGTACTTAGGTTGGAGCCAACTGCTCTACGGCGGCCTGCTGGGGTTTGTAATAAACGGCATTGTCACCCTGCTTGTAGTACGCACGAACCGTATTGAACGGGCCTCAGAAGTAGCTCACGGGCCCTCTATGCTCGCCGCAGCCGCTGGCGTGGCGCTCTTCATGCTCTAG
- the rplM gene encoding 50S ribosomal protein L13 has product MRTYTPKPGDINRQWHVIDATDVVLGRLASQTAILLRGKHKATFASHMDMGDFVIIINAEKVALTGAKLEQKRAYRHSGYPGGLTSVNYAELLESNPVRAVEKAIKGMLPKNSLAAQQLGKLKVYRGAEHPHAAQQPKTFEISQVAQ; this is encoded by the coding sequence GTGCGTACGTACACCCCGAAGCCCGGCGATATCAACCGCCAGTGGCACGTAATTGACGCCACAGACGTTGTCCTTGGTCGTCTCGCGAGCCAGACCGCAATCCTGCTGCGCGGCAAGCACAAGGCCACCTTTGCGTCCCACATGGACATGGGCGACTTCGTCATCATCATCAACGCTGAGAAGGTAGCCCTGACCGGCGCCAAGCTGGAGCAGAAGCGCGCATACCGCCACTCCGGTTACCCGGGCGGCCTGACCTCCGTCAACTACGCGGAACTCCTGGAGTCAAACCCGGTCCGCGCCGTTGAGAAGGCCATCAAGGGCATGCTCCCCAAGAACTCCCTCGCTGCACAGCAGCTGGGCAAGCTGAAGGTGTACCGCGGTGCAGAGCACCCGCATGCCGCCCAGCAGCCCAAGACGTTCGAAATTTCCCAGGTCGCCCAGTAG
- the rpsI gene encoding 30S ribosomal protein S9: MAQNEETTEAVVAEENPTSYTSESGPAEAEAPKKERPALTVAGAAVGRRKEAVARVRIVPGTGKWTINGRALDNYFPNKLHQQDVNEPFKILDLDGAYDVIARIHGGGISGQAGALRLGIARSLNEIDTENNRATLKKAGYLRRDARVIERKKAGLKKARKAQQYSKR; the protein is encoded by the coding sequence GTGGCTCAGAACGAAGAGACCACCGAGGCCGTTGTGGCTGAGGAAAACCCGACCAGCTACACCTCGGAGAGCGGTCCTGCGGAAGCAGAAGCGCCGAAGAAGGAACGCCCGGCACTGACCGTTGCCGGCGCCGCAGTTGGCCGTCGCAAGGAAGCTGTAGCCCGCGTGCGCATCGTGCCCGGCACCGGCAAGTGGACCATCAACGGCCGCGCGCTGGACAACTACTTCCCGAACAAGCTGCACCAGCAGGACGTCAACGAGCCCTTCAAGATCCTCGATCTTGACGGCGCCTACGATGTCATCGCCCGCATCCACGGTGGCGGCATCTCCGGCCAGGCCGGTGCCCTGCGCCTCGGCATCGCCCGTTCACTGAACGAGATCGACACCGAGAACAACCGCGCCACCCTGAAGAAGGCCGGTTACCTGCGCCGTGACGCACGCGTCATTGAGCGTAAGAAGGCCGGTCTCAAGAAGGCCCGTAAGGCTCAGCAGTACTCCAAGCGCTAA
- a CDS encoding bifunctional glycosyltransferase family 2/GtrA family protein → MTPSYGGLALEIVVPVFNEEAVLEHSIIRLAEYLTLEMPSTWKITIADNASTDKTPVIAARLSEHLPNVEYRRLEVKGRGYALRDAWGASEAKVVAYLDVDLSTDLAALPPLVAPLLSGHSDISIGTRLGQGSRVSRGPKREFISRSYNFLLRRTMQVRFSDAQCGFKAIRTDVARRLLPHVEDKGWFFDTELLIIAERSGLRIHEIPVDWVDDPDSRVDIKQTALDDIRGVVRVACSLVKGSIPVQAIYAELGRRPIVPPGRPSFFGQVIRFGLVGTVSTLAFALLYLVLQGPFGAQQANFLALLLTAVGNTAANRRFTFGISGPEKLFTQQFQGLIVFVLAWAITSSSLLVLHSVNQDAAPSMELLILTAANIFATLMRFALLRIWVFRVRLSDERSAAVELLPMRESAR, encoded by the coding sequence ATGACACCTAGCTATGGGGGCTTGGCGCTCGAAATTGTGGTACCGGTTTTCAATGAGGAAGCGGTACTCGAACACAGCATCATAAGGCTCGCCGAATACCTAACGCTCGAAATGCCTTCGACGTGGAAAATCACCATTGCGGACAATGCAAGCACTGACAAGACTCCAGTCATTGCAGCTCGGCTCAGCGAGCATTTGCCCAACGTGGAGTACCGCCGGCTGGAAGTCAAGGGACGAGGGTACGCCCTCCGGGATGCTTGGGGAGCTTCAGAGGCGAAAGTCGTTGCCTACCTGGATGTTGACCTGTCCACTGACCTCGCTGCGCTGCCACCATTGGTGGCACCGCTGTTGTCCGGGCACTCTGATATTTCCATTGGCACACGACTCGGGCAAGGCTCCCGCGTCAGCCGCGGTCCGAAGCGGGAATTCATTTCCCGTTCCTACAATTTCCTGCTTCGCCGGACCATGCAGGTCCGCTTTTCCGATGCGCAGTGCGGATTCAAGGCAATTCGCACTGATGTGGCGAGACGACTGCTTCCGCATGTTGAAGATAAAGGCTGGTTCTTTGATACCGAACTGCTGATTATTGCCGAGCGTTCCGGGCTGCGCATCCACGAAATTCCAGTCGATTGGGTGGATGACCCCGACAGCCGCGTGGACATCAAGCAGACAGCCCTGGACGACATCCGCGGCGTGGTCCGGGTGGCGTGTTCGCTGGTCAAGGGATCGATTCCCGTTCAGGCTATCTATGCCGAGCTTGGGCGGCGCCCGATCGTCCCGCCAGGCCGGCCAAGCTTCTTTGGCCAGGTCATCCGTTTCGGCCTGGTGGGAACCGTTTCAACCCTCGCTTTCGCACTGCTCTACCTGGTTCTCCAGGGCCCGTTCGGGGCGCAGCAGGCGAATTTCCTGGCGCTCCTGCTGACGGCCGTCGGTAACACCGCGGCCAACCGCAGGTTCACCTTTGGCATCAGCGGCCCGGAGAAACTGTTTACCCAGCAATTTCAAGGCTTGATTGTCTTCGTGCTGGCCTGGGCCATTACGTCGTCGTCGCTGTTGGTCCTTCATTCCGTAAACCAGGATGCTGCGCCCAGCATGGAACTTCTTATCCTGACTGCAGCCAACATCTTCGCAACGTTGATGCGGTTCGCACTTCTCCGGATCTGGGTCTTCAGGGTCCGCCTCAGTGACGAACGGTCCGCGGCCGTTGAGCTGCTGCCTATGAGGGAATCGGCACGCTGA